In the Sphingobacterium sp. PCS056 genome, GTTGAATATTCAAATTGATCCGAAATATAATAAAGGTCAAATGGCCACTTTACGTGCTGGATATGGTACGGAAGATCGTTATCAAGCTACCGGTATGTGGATGGGCATGAGGGAAGGAGAGCAGATTTCCGTCTTAGGTAATCTAAATAACACGAACGCGCCATTATTTGATTTTAGCACCACTGGTGGTGGCGCTCGTCGTCAGCAAGGTGGCGGAGGACGTCGTGGAGGAGGTATGTTTGGTGGATCTGATGGTCTTACAAAATTGGGATCAATTGGACTGAATGCGAGAAAAGACTTTTCTGATAAATTGACTGTATATGGTAGCTATAGTTATAGTCATAGTAATAATGTCACTTTGTCTGAACAATTCCAAGAAAATACCTTGAGAGGAATAATTCAAGATGATAGTATAAAATCAAATGCAAATACGATTGGCGGGAGTCATCGTTTTGAAGCAAATCTAGAATGGAAACCTTCAGCTAAGGATTACATCAAGATCTCTCCTCAATTTGGATTTGACGAGGGGGATGCAAGCTCGTTGACAAATTCTATTACTTTTAGAAATGGAGAGTTTAATAATTCACAAGATCAAAATATTTTCACACAATCAACTGCTCCTCGATATGGTATTAGCGGCTTGTATAATAGGAAGCTAAGTGATCGTGGTCGAAATATCTTCTTGAATATGAATTATAATAATGCTAAAACTGATAAAGATCAGAATGCCATATTAAAACGTTTGTTAGAAGATCCAAATAATGCCAATGCTTCTTTAAATTCGATTTATGAGAAAACAATTCAAGAAGCAAGTAATAAAAGTTGGAATGCTGGTGGCTCGTTGAATTATACAGAACCTTTATCTGAGAAAGGAAGATTAGAATTTACATATGATTTCAATAAGAATAAATACGATAATTCAAATCTGCAACAGGGATTTGATCGTGATGAAAATCCAATTGCTAATGATCCGAAGTTAAACTTTGATTATAATTATGATTATTCTTTCACTACGCATAAAGTCGGAGCTAATTACTTGTATAATGGTGACAAGGTAACTTATTCCATTGGTGCTGCTGCGCAACCTTCCCAATTGCGTGGTAATGCATTGAGTTCCGATCTATTGGTACCTATTCATCGTAATAATTTAAACTGGATGCCTATTGCACGATTTGAATACAAATTTTCACGCCAATCAAATATTTCCTTAAATTATAGCGGTTCAACAACAGAACCATCTGTTACGCAAATATTACCCTTTGATATGAGTACTAATCGCACGAGCATTGTGATGGGAAATGCAGACCTAAGTCCAGAATTTAATCATCAATTGAATATTAGGTTTCGCAAAAATGATTTTCAGAAGGGAAATAACTTCTTTGCTTTTTTAAATGCAAATTTGGCCAATAATAAAATTGTGAGCCTTAATAAGTCATATTTAGGTCGTTTACAAAATAATAATACTGGCGGGGTTGATACGACTTTAATTTCAGAAACACGTTATTTAAACGAATCAGATGATCATCCTTTTGGCATCAGTTCTTTTTATCATTACGGCAAATCGTTGAAAGAAAAGACTTACAATATCATGCTGATGGGGGGTGTTTCTTACAACAAAAGAATAGGCTATTCTTCAACAGATAGTTTGGACAATATTGGATTGAAAAATATATCTAACAATATTGTGTTTAATCAGGGTTTAATGTTCAGATATAATCCTTCCGAAAATTTTGAACTCAATCCGGGCGTTAGATATCAGTATAACCATACTAAAAACTCTTTAACAAATAGAACGACAAATATTTCATCTTGGACACCTACTTTAATCGGATCTGTTAATATCACGCCTACCACCATCTTTGGAGCCGATCTATCGAAACAGTTTAATCAGGGCTATGGTGATGGGATTAATTCCAATCCGTTTATTATCAATACTTATGTGGAACAAAAGTTTTTAAAAGGGCAACGTGGAACGATACGTTTACAAGCATTTGATCTGTTAAATGAGCAGACTAATATTTCTAGAACTGTAAGTGAGTCGATGGTTATCGATAGTCGTACCAATCGTTTGGGAAGGTATTTTATGTTGTTATTTACCTATAAATTTCAAAAATTTGCGTTGGGTTCCCCAACAGGAGATGGCGGAGGCCCTGGTGGAATGCGTCCGCCTCGCATGTAATCTTGCCACCTATCTACCGAAAAATAAGTGGATTAAATGGTTCTGATAGCAATATCAGGACCATTTTTTATTTGATGCTATATCCCATCCACGTCATTTTTCCAATGTTATAGAATAGGGCTGTTTTTATTTAGTTATTTTTGCCTGTAAACAAATGCACTATGCTCACATTTGAAAAATTAACATTTGAAAATATCGATACCATTGTTTCCATGATGCAAGATTTCTATGCCATTGATGGATATGATATGGATCCTGCTGTAAGTCGAGAAAATTTTAAAACTTTTCTTGATGATCAAAACTTGGGTCAGTCTTGGCTAATTAAAGAAAATGATTTAGTGCTTGGTTATATTATTGTTGTTTATTTCTTTAGCTTTGAATTTAAGGGAAGGGTAGCTTTGTTGGACGAGTTATTTCTCAATGCTGATGCTAGAGGTAAAGGCGTAGGGAGAAAAGCTGTTGAGTTTGTCAAGGATTATGTTCAAGAGCAAGGATGTAAACTGGTATTATTAGAGGTTGAGTCTCATAATTTACCTGCGCAAAAACTGTATGAAAGTCAAGGGTTTGATTTTCACCCCAGAAATATAATGCGATACAGCATTAAGAATAATTAAAATAGAATCTCCAAATTAATATATGGAATACGAAATAATACGCTTATCCAATGGTATTCGTGTGGTTTTTCAACCACAAAATTTACCGATTACACATGCCTGCATGTTGATCAATGCTGGCTCGAGAGATGAAAAAGAAGGTAAATTTGGTGTTGCACATTTTATTGAGCACCTCCTTTTTAAAAGAACTGAACGTAGAAGCACGAACCAAATTTTGAATCACTTGGAAGCTGTTGGTGGAGATCTGAATGCCTATACAACTAAAGAATATACCTGTGTGCACGCTTCTTTTTTGACACCCTATTTGGATAGAGCATTGGACTTGTTTGAAGATATATTTTTTCATTCGACTTTTCCAGAGGAGGAATTAGAGAAAGAGAAGTCAGTTATTGTAGATGAAATGGCTTCTTACTTGGATAGTCCTGAAGAATCGATCGTAGATGATTTTGAGGATCTTTTATTTGAGAAATCGGGTTTGGGACACAATATACTAGGACTTGAAGAGCAATTGTTAGCCCTTACAAAAAATGATATTCATGATTTTATTCAATCCAATTACGACACAAACGAAATCGTAATCTCGATTACGGGAGATTATACGCTAAAGCAGGTGGAGCGATTGGCTAATAAAATATTTGCGCCCGTTGCTGAAAATAAAATTCAAAGAGAACGAAATGACGTGGTTCCTGTATTAGTCAGTCATGTGGAGTCTCCAAAACCAATCAATCAGGTACATTATATGTTGGGGGCTCATGCTTATAGTTTCCGTGATGATCGTAAGACAGGCTTATTACTGCTTAATAATATGTTAGGGGGAATGGGAATGAGTTCGATATTGAATCTTTCTATTCGTGAAAAACATGGTATCGCCTATACTATTGAATCGAACTATACGATGTTTTCTGACTCAGGCCTATTTAGTATATATCTTGGAACGGATGAAGAGAAAATAGAAAAGGCTAAAAAATTAGTTTTTAAAGAACTCAATAAATTATGCGACAGAGAGATGACATCTGGACAGCTCCAAAAAGCCAAACGTAAATTTATCGGTCAAATCGCACTATCTGAAGAAAATAGAATGAGTATGATTATTGCGGCCGCAAAAAATGTGATGGATTATAATCGTATCATAGAATTGGATGTTATCATTGAAAAGATAAAAACAATCACAGCTGTAGAATTACTGGAAATATCGAGAGATATTTTGGATCCTACGAATATGACATCGCTAAGTTTTGTACCTGAAGATTAGTTTTTCATGTATTATGATGTTGCTTTTTTAAGAATTTAAATATAAAAGATGATTTGTTATTGCTTGTAAATCATTTGTTTAAATATTTTTAAATGGCCGGGTGGTTTTTATTGTATTTGATATTCAATTCAATTTCATTGTATATAAAATACAATTTCTCTAAGTTTGTTTATTAGAATAGATAATTTTAAATATGAAAACAGCATATGTATTTCCTGGTCAAGGAGCTCAATTCGTAGGAATGGGCCAAGACTTGTATAACTTAAATGATGAAACGAAAGCTTTATTTGAAAAAGCAAATGATATCTTGGGGTTTCGCATTACAGATATCATGTTTACAGGAACTGATGATCAATTAAAACAAACAAATGTAACTCAGCCCGCTATTTTTTTGCATTCTGTCATTTTAGCTAAAGCTTTAGGAGACCAATTTAAACCCGATATGGTGGCTGGTCATTCTTTAGGAGAGTTCTCTGCATTAGTATCTGCAGGTGCACTGTCTTTTGAAGATGGCTTGAAATTAGTTTCTCAGCGCGCAAATGCGATGCAACGGGCATGTGAACTTGAACCTTCCACTATGGCTGCGATTTTAGGTCTTGAAGATGCTGTTGTGGAAGAGATTTGTTCAAAAGTAGATGATGTGGTTGTGGCCGCAAATTATAATTGTCCGGGTCAATTGGTGATTTCTGGATCAATTTCTGGAGTGGATAAGGCTTGTGCTTTATTGACAGAAGCTGGTGCGAAGCGCGCATTGAAATTAAACGTTGGTGGTGCCTTTCACTCGCCATTGATGGAGCCGGCTAAGGTTGAGCTGCAGGCGGCTATTGAAGCTGTTGAGATAAAAACACCTATTTGTCCAATTTATCAAAATGTAGATGCAAGCTCTTATACAGATGCTGAAACAATTAAGAAGAACCTGATTGCACAATTGACAGGGGCTGTGCGTTGGACGCAAACTGTTCAAAATATGCTCCATGATGGTG is a window encoding:
- a CDS encoding outer membrane beta-barrel protein translates to MMITKKKNMMRVTFLLFWSMLLSWGVQAQTKTVQGMLKDDKIRVVAGASVKLISDQDSLVTSSSIAGIFIFNNVKADKFKISVSNLGFQRLEQEFTFPLGETKYIIPSFTLQQSSELLQEVVIDGVPTVVVKGDTLEYTMKDLKLRDGSVAEDALKKLQGVDVDKDGNVTAQGESVKRVRINGKDFFGGDVKTATQNLPANIIEKMQIVDDYGDMANITGNKNGDSEKVLNIQIDPKYNKGQMATLRAGYGTEDRYQATGMWMGMREGEQISVLGNLNNTNAPLFDFSTTGGGARRQQGGGGRRGGGMFGGSDGLTKLGSIGLNARKDFSDKLTVYGSYSYSHSNNVTLSEQFQENTLRGIIQDDSIKSNANTIGGSHRFEANLEWKPSAKDYIKISPQFGFDEGDASSLTNSITFRNGEFNNSQDQNIFTQSTAPRYGISGLYNRKLSDRGRNIFLNMNYNNAKTDKDQNAILKRLLEDPNNANASLNSIYEKTIQEASNKSWNAGGSLNYTEPLSEKGRLEFTYDFNKNKYDNSNLQQGFDRDENPIANDPKLNFDYNYDYSFTTHKVGANYLYNGDKVTYSIGAAAQPSQLRGNALSSDLLVPIHRNNLNWMPIARFEYKFSRQSNISLNYSGSTTEPSVTQILPFDMSTNRTSIVMGNADLSPEFNHQLNIRFRKNDFQKGNNFFAFLNANLANNKIVSLNKSYLGRLQNNNTGGVDTTLISETRYLNESDDHPFGISSFYHYGKSLKEKTYNIMLMGGVSYNKRIGYSSTDSLDNIGLKNISNNIVFNQGLMFRYNPSENFELNPGVRYQYNHTKNSLTNRTTNISSWTPTLIGSVNITPTTIFGADLSKQFNQGYGDGINSNPFIINTYVEQKFLKGQRGTIRLQAFDLLNEQTNISRTVSESMVIDSRTNRLGRYFMLLFTYKFQKFALGSPTGDGGGPGGMRPPRM
- a CDS encoding GNAT family N-acetyltransferase, whose amino-acid sequence is MLTFEKLTFENIDTIVSMMQDFYAIDGYDMDPAVSRENFKTFLDDQNLGQSWLIKENDLVLGYIIVVYFFSFEFKGRVALLDELFLNADARGKGVGRKAVEFVKDYVQEQGCKLVLLEVESHNLPAQKLYESQGFDFHPRNIMRYSIKNN
- a CDS encoding M16 family metallopeptidase, with the translated sequence MEYEIIRLSNGIRVVFQPQNLPITHACMLINAGSRDEKEGKFGVAHFIEHLLFKRTERRSTNQILNHLEAVGGDLNAYTTKEYTCVHASFLTPYLDRALDLFEDIFFHSTFPEEELEKEKSVIVDEMASYLDSPEESIVDDFEDLLFEKSGLGHNILGLEEQLLALTKNDIHDFIQSNYDTNEIVISITGDYTLKQVERLANKIFAPVAENKIQRERNDVVPVLVSHVESPKPINQVHYMLGAHAYSFRDDRKTGLLLLNNMLGGMGMSSILNLSIREKHGIAYTIESNYTMFSDSGLFSIYLGTDEEKIEKAKKLVFKELNKLCDREMTSGQLQKAKRKFIGQIALSEENRMSMIIAAAKNVMDYNRIIELDVIIEKIKTITAVELLEISRDILDPTNMTSLSFVPED
- the fabD gene encoding ACP S-malonyltransferase, which codes for MKTAYVFPGQGAQFVGMGQDLYNLNDETKALFEKANDILGFRITDIMFTGTDDQLKQTNVTQPAIFLHSVILAKALGDQFKPDMVAGHSLGEFSALVSAGALSFEDGLKLVSQRANAMQRACELEPSTMAAILGLEDAVVEEICSKVDDVVVAANYNCPGQLVISGSISGVDKACALLTEAGAKRALKLNVGGAFHSPLMEPAKVELQAAIEAVEIKTPICPIYQNVDASSYTDAETIKKNLIAQLTGAVRWTQTVQNMLHDGAEAFVEVGPGNVLQGLVKKVNRQVQTSAASIAE